The following proteins come from a genomic window of Malus sylvestris chromosome 4, drMalSylv7.2, whole genome shotgun sequence:
- the LOC126619522 gene encoding uncharacterized protein LOC126619522, translating into MEGLIKGLIDVVIGNDDNRDEEPRPRDREEQSRSTWAQVVSGEEQDEGDRDRPNGLNQNQWNRQEQSHLGNAGGYNVDSEPSRRPHKAAHEGYETNNDGGQHGYNQNYSRRKDEEENQDGWETVGKKPPRQQPHKIQMGQWNGYKRPAAEQEYSDEAEVGANIEPSGKELSDLSQACNKLWELDLNRLVPGKDYEIDCGGGKKVHQREDLAEGSLFTWLSEDIFRRPTFSRFCSLLDNYNPNAGCKEVITSEEKQEQAAFIEEISRTAPIKYLHKYLSRKGIVSESYQEFKRTLSTLWFDLYGRGGTSASSSAFEHVFVGEIKQRGEEEVSGFHNWLQFYLEEAKGRVDYQGYIFPRRRGQTPEAETQLLTIQFEWNGVLKAVSSTLVGVSPEFEIALYTLCFYMGGEDNRIELGPYQVNIKCYSFGERIGSVFPMAEC; encoded by the exons ATGGAGGGTCTGATCAAGGGTCTGATCGACGTGGTGATCGGTAACGATGACAACAGGGACGAAGAACCCCGTCCACGGGACCGGGAGGAACAGTCCAGATCCACTTGGGCGCAG GTTGTGTCCGGGGAGGAGCAGGATGAGGGTGATCGTGATCGCCCAAATGGGTTAAACCAAAATCAATGGAATAGACAg GAACAGAGTCATTTGGGGAACGCAGGGGGATACAATGTGGATTCGGAACCTTCAAGGAGACCTCACAAG GCTGCACATGAAGGATATGAAACGAATAATGATGGTGGACAACATGGTTATAATCAAAACTACTCGCGCAGGAAG GACGAAGAGGAAAATCAGGATGGTTGGGAGACTGTCGGCAAGAAGCCTCCAAGGCAACAACCACACAAG ATTCAGATGGGCCAGTGGAATGGATATAAGCGGCCTGCCGCTGAGCAAGAATACTCCGATGAGGCTGAAGTAGGTGCTAACATAGAACCTTCTGGAAAAGAGCTTTCTGATCTGTCACAAGCTTGCAATAAACTCTGGGAACTTGATTTAAACCGTCTAGTGCCTGGAAAGGACTATGAAATTGACTGTGGTGGAGGGAAGAAGGTCCACCAACGAGAAGACTTGGCCGAAGGAAGCTTATTTACCTGGCTGAGTGAAGATATATTTCGGAGGCCTACCTTTTCTCGTTTCTGTTCTCTTTTAGATAACTACAACCCAAATGCGGGTTGCAAAGAAGTTATCACATCTGAGGAGAAGCAAGAGCAGGCTGCATTCATAGAAGAAATCAGCAGAACTGCCCCCATTAAATATCTTCACAAGTATCTCTCCCGTAAGGGCATTGTATCTGAGAGCTATCAGGAATTCAAAAGAACATTGTCCACTCTCTGGTTTGATCTTTACGGCCGTGGTGGTACATCTGCTTCCTCCTCGGCTTTTGAGCATGTTTTTGTCGGAGAAATTAAACAACGTGGTGAAGAAGAGGTTTCTGGCTTCCACAATTGGCTTCAG TTTTACCTTGAGGAAGCAAAAGGAAGGGTTGACTATCAAGGTTATATTTTTCCCCGTAGACGCGGACAAACT CCAGAGGCTGAAACCCAGTTGCTTACGATCCAGTTCGAGTGGAATGGCGTTTTGAAAGCGGTATCAAGCACATTAGTTGGAGTGAGCCCAGAATTTGAAATTGCATTGTACACCTTGTGTTTCTACATGGGTGGGGAGGACAACCGTATTGAGCTGGGTCCATACCAAGTCAACATCAAATGCTATAGCTTTGGAGAAAGAATTGGGTCTGTGTTTCCCATGGCAGAGTGTTGA